From the genome of Zalophus californianus isolate mZalCal1 chromosome 6, mZalCal1.pri.v2, whole genome shotgun sequence, one region includes:
- the LOC113909231 gene encoding olfactory receptor 11H6-like: MVFNCTDFYDTHLVSSALQTNEYSNINNCSSSVSKFILLGFPYTWEIQILLFSVFSGTYILTLTGNLCIICAVRWDHRLQTPMYILLANFSFLEIWFITSTVPNMLANLLSETSTISFYGCFLQSYFFFSMGTTETFFLSAMAFDRYLAVCRPLHYPTVMTVQRCIRIGAGCWVCGFLYFLLPIYLISQLLFCCSKEIDHFLCDPDMLMKLSCVPAPATETICAVYNSVLIFSTFLFITSSYTLVIRAVLRVPLAEGRHKAFSTCGSHLAVVSLFYGSIMVVYVSPTADNPAGMQKILSLFYSVLTPLFNPLIYSLQNKEMKAALRKFFRIVKFSQRHGRNI; this comes from the exons ATGGTGTTCAACTGTACAGATTTCTATGATACCCATCTTGTATCTTCAG CATTACAAACAAATGAATATTCCAACATAAATAATTGCTCTAGCTCTGTGAGCAAATTCATCCTTTTGGGCTTCCCTTATACCTGGGAAATTCAGATTCTCCTCTTTTCAGTCTTCTCTGGGACTTATATTCTGACACTAACTGGAAATCTGTGCATTATCTGTGCTGTGAGGTGGGACCATCGACTACAAACTCCAATGTACATCCTGCTGGCCAATTTTTCCTTCCTGGAGATCTGGTTTATCACCTCCACTGTCCCCAATATGCTAGCCAACTTGCTGTCTGAGACCAGCACCATCTCCTTCTATGGCTGCTTCCTCCAGTCCTACTTCTTCTTCTCCATGGGTACCACTGAGACCTTCTTCTTGTCCGCCATGGCCTTTGACAGGTACCTTGCTGTCTGCAGGCCCCTGCACTACCCCACTGTCATGACTGTTCAGCGCTGCATCAGAATAGGAGCTGGGTGCTGGGTGTGCGGCTTCCTATACTTCCTCTTGCCTATTTACCTCATCTCTCAACTCCTGTTTTGTTGTTCCAAGGAGATTGATCACTTCCTGTGTGACCCGGATATGCTTATGAAGCTGTCCTGTGTGCCAGCTCCTGCCACTGAGACCATCTGTGCCGTCTATAACTCAGTCCTCATTTTCTCCACCTTCCTCTTCATTACCAGCTCCTATACCTTGGTAATCAGAGCTGTGCTGAGGGTCCCCTTAGCAGAAGGTCGGCATAAGGCCTTCTCCACCTGTGGCTCCCATCTGGCCGTGGTGTCCCTCTTCTATGGCTCTATCATGGTTGTATATGTAAGCCCAACAGCAGACAATCCAGCCGGGATGCAGAAAATTCTGAGTTTGTTCTATTCTGTGTTAACGCCACTTTTCAACCCCTTGATCTACAGTCTACAAAATAAGGAGATGAAGGCAGCTCTGAGAAAGTTTTTCAGGATTGTGAAATTTAGTCAGAGGcatggaagaaatatttga